Part of the Abyssisolibacter fermentans genome, ACTACTTTTGATCCACGTTTAGCTATCAACTTTGCATCTGATTCATTTATATAAGTACAGTGAACTAATAAAGTTCTATCAGTTAATACACCATAATAATCCAATAATTCAATCGGTGTTTTTTGAGTTTTATTTTTGATCCATTGTACTTCTTCCTTACTTTCAGAAACATGTATTGTAAAAAGACATCTTGGGTAATCATTAAGTAACTTTTTAACTACATGTAATAGCTCCCAGTCAATCATATATAATGAATGTGCAAATATAACAGGATGAATGTAATCATAATCAGCTGTATTTAAAAGTTTTAATATTTTATCTACAAAACTCTTATACTCTTTTTTTAAACTCTTTGTTTTCATAGCTAATGACCCTGTATACAATCTCATCTTATATTTATGTGCATAACTGTCACAGCTAGATGCACAAACTGAGGTTATCCCTGAACTTATTATGTTTAAAAGGCCGTATTGTAAAGCAACAGCTTTGTCGTTTTTTAGTTCTTCTTGACTTCTACTATTTTTTATAATTTCATTACATTTTAAATATTCTTTTAGATTCATTCCCTCTATGCTTCCACGAAGAGTTGAAGCTTGTAGATGTGTATGACAGTTAATAAACCCTGGCAATACTATATCATTTTTTAAATCAATTACTTCAACGCTATCGCTGTTATTTATCTTTTTTTCTTTTCCAACATACGATATAATACTATCGTCAATTACCATCATACCTGGTTTATAAATCTCTCTTTTCTCATTTTGAGTTATAATACATCCATTTTTTAATATTTTTTTCATAAAATTAACCCTTATTTTAAATTCACATATCTTCTAATGCATCCTGGAACTAAATCTTCTTTATATTGACAGCGAGGGTCACAACCTTGAAAACTTCCAGTAATTAAATATGTCAAACCCTTGCATCCTCCCTCACAATTACTATTTTGACATCTCTTATTGCGTACTATATTATAGTTATTCCAAGCATCTTCATTATTCCAAATATCATATAGACTTTTTTCTCTAATATTTCCTAATTTATAAGGAGAATTAATAAAAAATACACAAGGATATACATTTCCATCTGCTAATATTAGACAATTATCACGCGCACTAATTCTACACTTATTTACTTCATGTTTTATATCAATAATTAAATTTTGAAATTTAATTTTATCAAAGCAATCCATTTGTTTTCCTATTGATTTTATTTTTGCTTCAATATCATCCCACTCACGTAAACTTAGCATTAAGTTTTTAATATTTTTCCCTCTGCCTCCGGGAGTTAAATAAAAAAATGAATGTTGATCAACTCCTAAATCTTTAGTTACTTTTAATAATCCTTCTATATCATTGATATTTCTTTTGTGTAAAACTGTATTTACTCTTGTATAAATGCCTGATTTAACACATACTTCTATAGCATGAATTGCTGCATTATATGAGTTTTCATTATTCCTAAGAAAATTATGGTTTGACTCTAAACCATCTAAACTAATTAGAATAGATTTTAATCCTTTAGACATTAAATTATCAATTGTAGTTTCATTTATTTTTATTCCATTAGTTTGCAATCTTACTTCTAAGCCATTTAAGCTTAATATCTCTATAATTT contains:
- a CDS encoding amidohydrolase family protein, with translation MKKILKNGCIITQNEKREIYKPGMMVIDDSIISYVGKEKKINNSDSVEVIDLKNDIVLPGFINCHTHLQASTLRGSIEGMNLKEYLKCNEIIKNSRSQEELKNDKAVALQYGLLNIISSGITSVCASSCDSYAHKYKMRLYTGSLAMKTKSLKKEYKSFVDKILKLLNTADYDYIHPVIFAHSLYMIDWELLHVVKKLLNDYPRCLFTIHVSESKEEVQWIKNKTQKTPIELLDYYGVLTDRTLLVHCTYINESDAKLIAKRGSKVVVCPVSNVKLGSDIPNIPLLLENKIDICIGTDGIATNNSYDLLINARIAYFLVRQKYEYSLSAQKLLDLISTDAATVLGNQSIGSIKEGNFADFLIFDGDILNLQPRVNIVENLIFSSSTQAIKDVVVGGEWLMKNNHLQFEYNDIVKQFNVIAENFNRKIKRVRRCQNDK
- a CDS encoding radical SAM/SPASM domain-containing protein, which gives rise to MELDLHVTNRCNLLCMHCIYESNEIEMEDMTPKMLKKLIPDFHKLGITEVHLTGGEPLLNPWIAEIIEILSLNGLEVRLQTNGIKINETTIDNLMSKGLKSILISLDGLESNHNFLRNNENSYNAAIHAIEVCVKSGIYTRVNTVLHKRNINDIEGLLKVTKDLGVDQHSFFYLTPGGRGKNIKNLMLSLREWDDIEAKIKSIGKQMDCFDKIKFQNLIIDIKHEVNKCRISARDNCLILADGNVYPCVFFINSPYKLGNIREKSLYDIWNNEDAWNNYNIVRNKRCQNSNCEGGCKGLTYLITGSFQGCDPRCQYKEDLVPGCIRRYVNLK